The Sulfolobus acidocaldarius DSM 639 genome has a window encoding:
- a CDS encoding type II secretion system F family protein: MSVIFDRNKKEEMDSKYIFMLAFMMALFSAGLPPETVLLKVSNKDSFHPYLKVFRRIKNLVSGFRYKFSQGINYAIRNSKVKFLSEFLVRLSQAVTFGDDMVQFLEREIDFSLAEYSSHSARVIESMNNFLTVYATLNSSLAFLVADMTVLSVLYSGGSSILLQIFFLSTVILVNLTVIMYYIYKPESYMRYSSRDRLLLTALILLGIALNLTYTSFITMIITGVLYLGVGMRYRIFENKINNLERYFLLFTRYFTRNYSVVNNLKESLMAVLRGDLGSAKPMIRRALNRLNLGVNKSKIFSLMGRESKSVLVTMLSEILYETISNGGNMLITGEILSKIGDVVLNIRARKEQNGRAFEASIYALQVSSAGVSAALISITSMLNNLFSIGELASVIAFNPIDIGFVSKIFLIMLFVMSFANGMAISLAYGKSIYASLYFIGLLMIMSAISYYVILTLTAQLFQAFSSGGIISGIQNTT; this comes from the coding sequence ATGTCAGTAATATTTGACAGGAATAAAAAAGAGGAAATGGACTCTAAATATATCTTTATGTTAGCTTTCATGATGGCTCTCTTTTCTGCAGGGTTGCCCCCTGAAACGGTTTTGTTAAAAGTATCAAATAAGGACTCTTTTCATCCGTATTTGAAGGTCTTTAGGAGAATAAAGAATTTAGTATCAGGATTTAGATATAAATTTTCACAAGGAATAAACTATGCTATAAGAAATTCTAAAGTAAAATTTCTAAGTGAATTTCTGGTAAGATTATCACAGGCCGTTACTTTTGGAGACGACATGGTTCAGTTTCTAGAGAGGGAAATAGATTTCTCATTGGCTGAGTACAGTTCTCACTCAGCTAGAGTTATTGAATCTATGAACAATTTCCTCACAGTCTATGCAACCTTGAATAGTTCTTTAGCATTTCTCGTAGCAGACATGACTGTCCTATCAGTTCTTTACTCTGGTGGTTCTAGTATACTATTACAGATTTTCTTTCTCTCCACGGTCATCTTAGTTAATTTAACTGTAATCATGTACTATATATATAAACCTGAAAGCTATATGCGATATAGTAGTAGAGACAGACTTTTATTAACTGCTTTAATTTTACTGGGAATTGCATTAAATCTAACCTATACATCATTTATAACAATGATAATAACAGGAGTTCTCTATTTAGGAGTGGGAATGAGATACAGGATATTTGAAAATAAAATAAATAATTTAGAGAGATATTTTTTGTTATTTACGCGTTATTTTACTAGAAATTATTCAGTTGTAAACAATCTAAAGGAGTCACTGATGGCTGTTTTAAGGGGTGATTTAGGTTCTGCAAAACCTATGATAAGAAGGGCATTAAACAGGCTAAACTTAGGAGTTAATAAAAGCAAAATTTTTTCCCTTATGGGAAGAGAAAGTAAAAGCGTACTCGTAACTATGCTCAGTGAGATCTTGTACGAGACAATTAGTAATGGAGGTAATATGTTGATCACCGGAGAGATATTAAGTAAAATAGGTGATGTAGTACTGAATATAAGAGCCAGAAAGGAGCAGAACGGTAGGGCTTTCGAGGCTTCTATATACGCACTTCAAGTGTCCTCAGCAGGCGTTTCTGCTGCCTTAATCTCTATAACTAGTATGCTGAATAATTTATTTTCGATTGGTGAATTGGCTTCGGTAATAGCGTTCAACCCTATTGATATAGGATTTGTTTCTAAAATATTTTTAATAATGCTTTTCGTCATGAGTTTTGCGAATGGGATGGCGATATCTTTGGCTTATGGTAAGTCTATTTATGCAAGCCTATACTTTATAGGTCTACTTATGATTATGAGCGCGATATCGTATTATGTCATATTAACGCTCACCGCGCAACTGTTTCAAGCTTTTTCATCTGGAGGTATAATTAGTGGCATTCAGAATACAACTTGA
- a CDS encoding flagellar protein FlaG, with translation MVSEVISETIMIIVSVTLIGVLAGTVFSVASSISTTMSSYSIQQSQKMLTQLQIDYATNTSSNTVVAYLHNVGETTISYLQNSVVYFGPNGQLQPVGYNSGSSPYWTVTSNSLQPGSVVKIIIYLSSPLSSNQYYTIQIVTPNGYTVSYMFKVS, from the coding sequence ATGGTTAGTGAGGTTATAAGTGAGACCATTATGATAATAGTTTCTGTAACTCTTATTGGCGTTTTAGCGGGAACCGTTTTTTCAGTCGCCTCATCTATCTCTACGACAATGTCGTCATATTCTATTCAACAATCTCAAAAAATGTTGACACAACTACAGATAGATTATGCTACTAACACGAGCTCAAACACTGTAGTTGCATATTTACATAATGTGGGGGAAACAACGATCTCTTACCTTCAAAATAGTGTAGTGTATTTCGGTCCAAATGGTCAATTGCAACCTGTAGGCTATAATTCAGGTTCTTCCCCCTATTGGACAGTTACATCTAATTCACTACAGCCAGGGTCAGTAGTAAAAATCATTATCTATTTGTCTTCTCCGTTATCATCAAACCAATACTATACTATTCAGATTGTTACACCCAATGGATATACTGTTAGTTACATGTTTAAGGTAAGCTAA
- the arnR gene encoding HTH-type transcriptional activator ArnR has translation MNKRVFDILRELDSLVDFSRAKLQWDILIILATKGPSSTTEISQTINTSRKSIIDAIRKLVDKELVTKVKGDIYGLSEKGEKLLESFDSIMSINVTDKPDSSIESNSISLTNIAEYFYMLEILKMALLNKQITIDKASHELGISKQTLKYYIETFTENKLLKVVNQESVLGKSKKIYVLTDESRKLVSRLPELTRLKRNLPLKILLKLTGSYRYEIALTKVMLFNVISIPVLMYLKDQLGILEAIWLYVIILLPLLSIFAEIFNRI, from the coding sequence ATGAATAAGAGAGTGTTTGACATACTTAGAGAATTAGACTCTCTTGTCGATTTCTCTAGGGCAAAACTACAGTGGGATATATTAATTATACTTGCAACCAAAGGACCATCATCGACAACAGAAATCTCACAAACAATAAACACAAGCAGAAAATCCATAATAGACGCAATAAGAAAACTAGTTGACAAAGAACTTGTAACAAAAGTTAAAGGAGATATATATGGTCTATCTGAAAAAGGGGAGAAGTTACTAGAAAGTTTTGACTCTATAATGTCTATTAATGTAACAGATAAACCTGATTCTTCCATAGAAAGTAACAGTATCAGTTTGACCAACATAGCAGAATATTTTTACATGCTAGAGATCTTAAAGATGGCACTTTTAAATAAACAGATAACCATAGATAAGGCTTCTCATGAACTCGGAATTTCTAAGCAGACCCTAAAATATTACATAGAGACCTTTACGGAAAATAAACTCCTGAAAGTAGTAAATCAGGAGAGTGTTTTAGGGAAGTCAAAAAAGATATATGTTTTAACTGATGAGAGCCGTAAGTTAGTATCTAGACTACCTGAGCTTACACGACTTAAGAGAAACCTACCCCTTAAGATCCTGTTAAAACTCACGGGAAGTTATAGATACGAGATCGCCTTAACTAAAGTAATGCTATTCAACGTGATATCAATTCCGGTTCTTATGTATCTCAAGGATCAGTTGGGTATATTGGAAGCGATATGGTTATATGTGATAATTCTACTTCCGTTACTTTCGATATTCGCAGAAATATTTAACAGGATATAA
- a CDS encoding NAD(P)/FAD-dependent oxidoreductase, with translation MDTNKVYDTIIIGGGIAGLSAALYSARQKLSTLVLSKDLGGQLTLTDLIENYPGIESIGGRGLSQKIYTQAKRFNAEFVLGEEVKEISQEGEIFIVNGIHNVYQSKTIVLAFGKTPRELNVPGEQEFKGKGVSYCAICDAAFFKGKPAMVVGEGEPGLEAIEILSKHANPAYYVTSSGQLSGDEELIKKIMSTSNIKIYTSSKVLQINGNGKVEEVVINKGGETLRLKVEGVIIEMGYVLKTDFLRGFLKLNDKGEVIVDEFGRTSREGVFAAGDVTQTPYKQAVIAAAEGVKAALSAYNYLRSKRGLGPITVDWKAEKKKISLKLS, from the coding sequence ATGGACACCAACAAAGTGTATGATACAATAATAATTGGCGGTGGTATAGCTGGTTTAAGTGCAGCTTTATACTCAGCTAGACAGAAACTATCCACCTTAGTGTTGTCCAAAGATCTAGGAGGTCAACTCACGCTGACAGACCTTATTGAAAATTATCCCGGAATCGAAAGTATAGGTGGTCGGGGTTTATCTCAGAAGATATACACTCAAGCAAAGCGATTTAACGCAGAGTTTGTTTTAGGGGAGGAAGTTAAAGAGATAAGTCAAGAAGGTGAAATTTTCATAGTTAATGGGATTCATAATGTTTATCAGTCTAAGACCATAGTCTTAGCATTTGGTAAAACTCCGAGGGAGTTAAACGTCCCAGGAGAACAAGAGTTCAAAGGTAAGGGAGTCTCCTACTGTGCTATTTGCGATGCAGCTTTTTTCAAGGGAAAACCTGCTATGGTAGTCGGTGAAGGAGAGCCAGGATTAGAGGCTATTGAGATACTTTCTAAACATGCCAATCCGGCATATTACGTTACCTCTTCAGGACAATTATCAGGAGACGAGGAATTGATAAAGAAAATTATGTCTACCTCAAACATCAAGATCTACACATCGTCTAAAGTTCTTCAGATAAACGGTAACGGAAAAGTTGAAGAAGTGGTTATCAATAAAGGGGGAGAGACATTGAGGCTGAAGGTAGAAGGAGTTATAATTGAAATGGGTTATGTTTTGAAGACTGATTTTCTAAGAGGATTTCTAAAATTAAATGATAAAGGAGAGGTGATCGTAGATGAATTTGGCAGGACAAGTAGGGAAGGAGTTTTTGCGGCTGGAGATGTGACACAGACTCCTTACAAGCAGGCAGTTATAGCAGCTGCTGAGGGTGTTAAGGCTGCATTGTCAGCTTATAACTATTTAAGAAGTAAACGTGGTTTAGGACCTATAACGGTTGACTGGAAGGCTGAGAAGAAAAAGATTAGCCTTAAGCTAAGTTAG
- a CDS encoding type II/IV secretion system ATPase subunit produces the protein MSFVEDYLTKLQERPTIIENPNILKGSKIFNAIYRVDDFVYIHIQSIKSEDGYNQYNVIEPPRPTHDEMEEIEEKFALSIGDKEPPEDTKEKEKLIRSILDKILLRMRLSVPKEYVIYHFIRDKLYTGSLEPLIRDPYIEDISIPGLGHVYIVHKVFGPMRTSIKFENYEELDNLIVSLSEKSYRPVSHNRPVVDASLPDGSRVNFVYGVDISRRGSNLTVRKFSRVPTSITQLIMFGTLSSMMAAYIWTMLDEGMNLFVCGETASGKTTTLNAITAFIPPNLKIVTIEDTPELTVPHSNWVAEVTRETGGEGTIKLFDLLKAALRQRPNYILVGEIRDKEGNVAFQAMQTGHSVMATFHAANITTLIQRLTGYPIEVPKSYINNLNIALFQTALYDKKGNLIRRVVEVDEIIDIDPVTNDVVYIPAFTYDSVQDKMLFAGKGSSYLIENKIAVKRGIDRRNIGLLYDELQMRSRFLNLLVEKKIFNYYDVWDYILRARQMGLEEAIKYVSNI, from the coding sequence ATGAGCTTCGTGGAAGACTATTTAACAAAACTTCAGGAAAGACCTACAATAATAGAAAACCCAAATATCTTGAAGGGGAGCAAAATATTTAATGCAATCTATAGAGTAGACGATTTTGTTTATATTCATATTCAGAGTATAAAAAGTGAGGATGGCTATAATCAATATAATGTTATAGAACCTCCTAGACCTACTCATGATGAAATGGAGGAAATAGAGGAGAAGTTTGCCTTATCTATCGGCGATAAGGAACCACCAGAAGATACTAAGGAGAAAGAAAAATTAATACGCTCAATATTAGATAAAATCCTTCTAAGAATGAGGCTTTCTGTTCCAAAGGAATATGTTATTTACCATTTCATCAGGGATAAGTTATATACAGGTTCATTAGAACCTCTCATTAGAGATCCTTACATAGAAGATATATCAATACCAGGGCTAGGACATGTATATATCGTTCATAAGGTTTTCGGTCCAATGAGAACTTCAATTAAATTTGAGAATTATGAAGAGTTAGATAATCTAATAGTTTCCCTCAGTGAAAAGTCATATAGGCCCGTTTCTCATAACAGACCAGTAGTTGATGCGAGTCTGCCTGACGGTTCTAGGGTAAATTTTGTGTACGGTGTTGATATAAGTAGAAGAGGATCAAATCTAACTGTCAGGAAATTTAGTAGAGTTCCAACCAGTATAACTCAACTCATCATGTTTGGAACATTATCCTCTATGATGGCGGCATATATATGGACTATGCTGGATGAGGGAATGAATCTTTTTGTATGTGGAGAAACCGCATCTGGAAAGACAACTACATTAAATGCCATAACTGCTTTCATTCCCCCAAATCTAAAGATAGTTACTATTGAGGACACTCCAGAATTGACGGTTCCGCATTCAAATTGGGTTGCAGAGGTCACTAGAGAAACTGGTGGTGAAGGTACAATAAAATTATTTGACTTACTTAAAGCTGCATTAAGACAAAGACCAAACTACATACTTGTGGGAGAAATTAGAGACAAGGAGGGAAATGTCGCCTTTCAGGCTATGCAAACTGGTCACTCAGTAATGGCAACGTTTCATGCAGCGAATATAACGACGTTAATACAGCGACTTACTGGTTATCCTATAGAGGTTCCAAAGAGTTATATTAATAACTTGAATATTGCGTTATTTCAAACTGCCTTATACGATAAGAAAGGGAATCTAATCAGGAGGGTTGTCGAGGTCGACGAAATAATAGACATAGATCCTGTGACAAATGACGTAGTTTATATCCCTGCATTTACGTATGATTCAGTTCAGGATAAGATGTTATTTGCTGGAAAAGGATCTTCATATCTAATCGAGAACAAGATAGCAGTCAAGAGGGGCATAGATAGAAGGAATATCGGCTTGTTATATGATGAGTTGCAGATGCGATCCAGGTTTTTAAATCTTCTTGTAGAGAAGAAGATATTCAACTATTATGATGTTTGGGATTATATTTTAAGAGCGAGACAGATGGGTTTGGAGGAGGCGATAAAATATGTCAGTAATATTTGA
- a CDS encoding ATPase domain-containing protein, protein MEGKPMIISTGNDDLDRRLGGIPYPASIMIEGDHGTGKSVLSAQFVLGFLLSDKKGYVITTEQTTKDYLIKMKEIKIDLIPYFIRGKLRIAPLNTKKFNWNSSLAEKILDVIVNFIRSKNIDFIVIDSLSILAAFSKEKQLLQFMKDIRVLVNTGKMILFTIHPDTFDEEMKSKITSIVDVYLKLSAATIGGRRVKILERVKTTGGISGSDTISFDVDPALGIKVVPLSLSRA, encoded by the coding sequence ATGGAGGGGAAGCCTATGATTATAAGTACCGGTAATGACGATCTAGATAGAAGACTAGGAGGAATACCATATCCAGCATCGATAATGATAGAAGGAGATCATGGCACGGGTAAGAGTGTGTTATCTGCTCAATTCGTATTAGGTTTTCTATTGTCAGATAAGAAGGGATATGTGATTACTACGGAGCAGACTACTAAAGATTACTTGATTAAGATGAAGGAAATAAAGATCGATTTAATACCATACTTTATAAGGGGAAAACTAAGAATTGCTCCATTGAATACGAAGAAATTTAATTGGAACTCTAGTTTAGCTGAGAAAATTTTAGATGTTATTGTAAACTTTATAAGAAGTAAAAATATAGACTTCATCGTAATCGATAGTTTGTCAATACTAGCTGCTTTCTCAAAGGAGAAGCAGTTATTACAATTTATGAAGGACATCAGGGTCTTAGTTAATACGGGTAAAATGATTCTATTCACTATTCATCCAGATACTTTTGACGAGGAAATGAAGAGTAAAATAACTAGTATAGTTGATGTGTATCTTAAGCTCTCGGCTGCGACTATAGGTGGAAGAAGAGTAAAGATCCTAGAAAGAGTAAAAACTACAGGAGGAATATCTGGTTCAGACACAATTTCTTTTGATGTGGATCCTGCGCTGGGCATTAAGGTTGTACCATTATCCTTATCGAGGGCATAA
- a CDS encoding archaellin/type IV pilin N-terminal domain-containing protein — translation MIYMKRRKTRGLAGLDTAIILIAFIITAAVLAYVAVNMGLFVTQKAKTTINKGEETASTALSLSGNVLYAVNYPTNTKSYWMYFTVSPSSGVSSVDLSPSTTAISFTAASRGVSLSNIYQFSLLSVLPSQVNNKVQVKLGTSIINLTLAFSSNSAGQTYVYYSDPNYALLALNYTLGQEVKGGQLTSSPLYIISNTSIVASKPWLKNDNVFTFNISVNGTEVEYYAYVNKTFAFTYPVSGFPLAGSDIAPAGSVIGVMILFGPGEATNVFQYETVTIQITPNIGSPLTISQYIYQPDGKVTVIG, via the coding sequence ATGATATACATGAAAAGAAGGAAAACAAGAGGTTTAGCAGGATTGGATACAGCAATAATATTAATAGCATTCATAATAACAGCAGCAGTTTTGGCATATGTTGCAGTAAATATGGGGTTATTTGTAACTCAAAAAGCTAAGACTACTATAAATAAAGGAGAAGAAACTGCGTCTACTGCGTTATCTTTATCAGGAAATGTGCTATATGCAGTGAATTATCCCACCAATACAAAGAGTTACTGGATGTATTTCACTGTATCTCCTAGTTCTGGTGTATCTAGTGTAGACTTATCTCCTTCAACTACAGCAATATCGTTTACAGCTGCTAGTAGAGGAGTGTCACTATCTAACATCTACCAATTCAGTTTATTATCTGTACTACCTAGCCAGGTGAATAACAAAGTACAAGTTAAATTAGGCACCAGTATTATAAATTTAACATTAGCCTTTTCTTCCAATAGTGCAGGACAAACTTATGTATACTATTCCGATCCCAATTATGCATTATTAGCTCTGAATTATACTTTAGGTCAGGAGGTTAAGGGTGGTCAATTAACATCTTCTCCTCTCTATATCATTTCTAATACGTCTATAGTAGCATCAAAGCCATGGCTAAAGAACGATAACGTATTTACCTTCAATATAAGTGTTAACGGTACGGAGGTAGAATACTATGCATATGTTAATAAAACATTTGCCTTCACGTATCCAGTATCCGGCTTCCCATTAGCCGGAAGTGATATAGCTCCTGCTGGATCCGTAATAGGTGTGATGATATTATTTGGTCCTGGCGAGGCAACTAACGTTTTCCAATACGAGACTGTGACAATTCAGATAACTCCAAATATTGGTTCACCATTAACAATATCCCAGTATATCTATCAGCCTGATGGAAAAGTGACAGTTATAGGATAA
- a CDS encoding ABC transporter ATP-binding protein — MQSSAFLQLSDIWKSFKIKKQVIEVLKGVSLDVNKGEFVVILGPSGEGKTTLLRIISGLEVQDKGEVYIDGERVDNIPPKDRNVAMVFQNYAIYPFMSVFDNIAFPLKLKKLPKQEIAKKVREVAELLQIEKLLDRKPYQLSGGQKQRVAIARALVKGAQLLLMDEPLANLDAQIRMIAREELKELQRKLGFTVVYVTHDQTEALALADRVALLRKGVLQAYDKPMKLFKRPNNIWVASFLGNPPMNLLKVKVDEGAVLLDEYKIEIPSEISEKLKGRSEVIMGIRPEDIDIGGKIKGSVELTEPLGLFSVIHVKIREDEIRVVTNSSSSYVKGDTIQLAISGNKALFFDESTGELIT, encoded by the coding sequence GTGCAATCATCAGCATTTCTCCAACTATCAGATATCTGGAAATCATTTAAAATAAAAAAACAAGTTATTGAGGTTCTCAAGGGAGTTTCTCTTGATGTAAATAAGGGGGAATTTGTGGTAATATTAGGTCCCTCAGGAGAGGGCAAAACTACACTTCTCAGAATAATATCAGGGCTTGAGGTTCAAGACAAAGGTGAGGTTTACATTGACGGAGAAAGGGTCGATAATATTCCACCTAAAGATAGAAACGTTGCTATGGTATTCCAAAACTACGCCATATACCCATTCATGTCAGTCTTTGACAATATAGCCTTTCCTCTGAAACTGAAAAAACTACCTAAACAAGAGATAGCAAAAAAGGTTAGAGAGGTAGCCGAATTATTGCAGATAGAAAAGCTCCTCGATAGAAAACCTTACCAGTTATCGGGTGGACAAAAGCAAAGGGTAGCAATTGCCCGTGCCCTAGTCAAAGGTGCACAGTTATTATTGATGGATGAACCTTTAGCTAATCTCGATGCACAAATAAGAATGATAGCAAGAGAAGAACTCAAAGAACTTCAGAGAAAGTTAGGATTCACCGTAGTTTACGTTACACACGATCAGACTGAAGCCCTTGCTCTAGCCGACAGAGTAGCATTACTTAGGAAGGGTGTACTTCAGGCATACGATAAACCAATGAAATTGTTTAAGAGACCTAACAATATATGGGTAGCGTCGTTCTTAGGTAATCCACCTATGAATCTACTTAAAGTAAAGGTTGATGAAGGTGCAGTGTTATTAGATGAGTATAAGATTGAAATTCCCTCTGAAATATCGGAGAAACTAAAGGGTAGAAGCGAAGTTATCATGGGTATAAGACCAGAAGATATAGATATAGGAGGGAAAATTAAAGGGAGCGTGGAATTAACTGAACCTCTAGGTCTTTTCTCAGTGATACATGTAAAAATACGTGAGGATGAAATAAGAGTTGTAACAAATTCATCAAGCTCTTACGTTAAGGGTGACACTATACAATTAGCTATTTCAGGGAACAAAGCTCTATTCTTCGATGAAAGTACAGGTGAGTTAATAACATAA
- a CDS encoding CBS domain-containing protein: protein MLSELKTYISKPVLVVRENDSLLRATREMRNHNIGALVVVNENEEVVGIITERDVVKAFADGNFDATVGDYMSREVKGVKIGTDIYTALKTMVDNGFRHLPVVEGDKVHGIVSIRDLVKALVDLDNLSNMRIEASDLNSCPVCGLEIDEFGYCGCGAGSD from the coding sequence ATGCTATCAGAATTAAAAACATATATAAGTAAGCCCGTCCTTGTGGTAAGAGAAAATGACAGTCTTTTGAGGGCAACTAGAGAGATGAGAAACCACAATATAGGAGCATTAGTAGTGGTAAACGAGAATGAGGAAGTAGTTGGAATAATAACAGAAAGAGATGTAGTTAAAGCATTTGCAGATGGTAATTTTGATGCAACAGTAGGAGATTATATGAGCAGAGAGGTAAAAGGAGTAAAAATAGGCACCGATATTTATACTGCCTTAAAAACAATGGTGGATAACGGATTTAGACACTTACCGGTAGTTGAGGGTGATAAGGTCCACGGTATTGTTTCAATAAGGGATTTAGTGAAAGCGTTGGTGGACTTGGATAATCTATCGAACATGAGGATAGAAGCAAGTGATTTAAACTCATGTCCTGTATGTGGTCTGGAGATTGACGAGTTTGGGTACTGTGGTTGTGGAGCAGGATCTGACTAG
- the arnR gene encoding HTH-type transcriptional activator ArnR: MTKSLFDVLKELDSLVDFSRAKLQWDILIILATKGPSSTTEISQTINTSRKSIIDAIRKLVDKELVTKVKHDIYGLSDKGKELWNKIDSVLNIEVINGNNHKGQSKDEDILALENLSQYFYLINLSKMITINHDGLSLDKAARELGVSRQTLKYYLELFEEKKLFRVIGKRTHFKKNIYKCVLMNEGKRLLFRLPEFTKMKNNLPLKLLLRLTNSYTLEMANVKVMGFILISLPLLMYFRDQLGLIELPWLYAVIFLALLSVFAQILSR, from the coding sequence ATGACCAAGAGTCTATTCGATGTGTTAAAAGAATTAGACTCTCTTGTCGATTTCTCTAGGGCAAAACTACAGTGGGATATATTAATTATACTTGCAACCAAAGGACCATCATCGACAACAGAAATCTCACAAACAATAAACACAAGCAGAAAATCCATAATAGACGCAATAAGAAAACTAGTTGACAAAGAACTTGTAACAAAAGTTAAACATGATATCTATGGGTTATCCGACAAGGGAAAGGAACTTTGGAACAAGATCGATTCGGTCTTAAACATAGAAGTGATAAACGGAAATAATCATAAAGGACAAAGCAAAGATGAAGATATATTAGCTTTAGAAAACCTATCCCAATATTTTTACTTAATTAACTTATCCAAAATGATTACAATCAATCACGATGGATTGAGTCTAGATAAAGCAGCTAGAGAATTAGGAGTCTCAAGACAAACACTCAAATACTACCTTGAACTCTTTGAGGAGAAGAAATTATTCAGAGTTATAGGTAAGAGGACTCATTTTAAGAAAAATATCTATAAGTGTGTATTAATGAATGAAGGTAAAAGGCTATTATTCAGATTACCCGAGTTTACGAAAATGAAAAATAATCTTCCGCTTAAGCTACTTCTAAGACTAACAAATAGTTATACTCTCGAAATGGCAAACGTCAAAGTTATGGGATTTATTCTAATCTCTTTACCATTACTCATGTACTTTAGAGACCAATTAGGTCTAATTGAACTGCCCTGGTTATATGCAGTAATATTCTTAGCACTTTTAAGTGTATTTGCGCAAATCCTCAGTAGATAA
- the msrA gene encoding peptide-methionine (S)-S-oxide reductase MsrA: MEVATLGGGCFWCTEAVFKRVKGVVSVKPGYSGGKVPNPTYEEVCTDETGHAEVVQITFDPSVITYRELLEIFFEIHDPTTPNRQGNDVGSQYRSIILYHSEEQKKIAEEMIKLYERKLGKKVVTELVPFEAFYEAEDYHHDFYDKHKNYPYCKLVIDPKVKKFMKNFPDKASIRI; the protein is encoded by the coding sequence ATGGAAGTTGCAACTTTAGGCGGAGGTTGCTTCTGGTGCACAGAAGCAGTGTTTAAGAGAGTTAAAGGTGTAGTAAGTGTTAAACCGGGTTATTCCGGTGGAAAAGTTCCAAATCCAACTTATGAAGAAGTATGCACAGACGAGACAGGACATGCTGAGGTAGTCCAGATAACCTTCGATCCCTCAGTCATCACATATAGGGAATTGCTCGAGATATTTTTTGAAATTCATGATCCAACTACACCCAATAGACAAGGTAATGATGTAGGCTCTCAATACAGATCAATAATACTCTATCATAGTGAGGAACAGAAGAAGATCGCCGAGGAGATGATTAAGCTTTACGAGAGGAAGTTAGGTAAAAAGGTCGTTACCGAGTTAGTACCTTTTGAAGCATTTTATGAGGCTGAGGATTATCATCATGACTTTTACGACAAGCACAAGAATTATCCCTATTGCAAATTAGTTATTGACCCTAAAGTAAAGAAATTTATGAAAAACTTCCCAGATAAGGCTTCAATAAGGATCTAA
- a CDS encoding flagellar protein F, with protein sequence MGVSQTLAFILITFIGVSFGIVLLSAYFKSQQILNQAQELNHELELEQLETKITVSSVSLTGSTLNVVLENNGSTNLYDFQGFSVIVQYYANISNISTFNLSLYNYTKNSNPSPYYWTINTPLLAPGSQATLTIILPYPPYPNTQATVVIVTNYGPSVIWRGSL encoded by the coding sequence ATGGGAGTGTCACAAACTTTGGCGTTTATTCTAATAACTTTTATTGGTGTTTCATTTGGAATTGTATTGTTGAGTGCATATTTTAAGAGCCAGCAAATTTTGAATCAAGCACAAGAATTAAATCATGAATTGGAATTAGAACAGTTAGAAACGAAGATAACTGTAAGCTCCGTATCATTAACGGGAAGTACTTTGAATGTTGTGTTAGAAAATAATGGATCTACTAATCTGTATGATTTTCAAGGTTTTTCCGTTATAGTACAATACTATGCTAACATTAGCAATATCTCAACTTTCAATCTCTCGTTATATAACTACACAAAGAACTCTAACCCTAGCCCTTATTATTGGACAATTAATACTCCTTTGTTAGCTCCAGGCTCTCAGGCTACTTTAACTATCATTCTGCCATATCCTCCGTATCCAAATACTCAAGCTACAGTAGTCATTGTAACAAACTATGGTCCATCGGTAATATGGAGGGGAAGCCTATGA